atatcagtataatgttcagcaatcattctcatttgtcaaaccctaccttctctgtataactccaccatcacctttgatttttctcccattctatggaGTGTTGAGGCTATGCCCAttgtaatttttcatgttggaaggggctgtcaataacatggaatagtgggatggaactagtagatgttctggagaggctggtctcacTGCGTGTCATGACTTATCTGATACAGAGAActatctgggggttgtaggtttctggaaagttaccttagttcGTGGAACCTTTGgaaaatcttatataacacctgaggtgttctttaggattggcagaaatggttttagttggggtttggcaagctattaTAGGcagcagtatctaactgaagtttgtgtaagagtgacctccagagtagcctcttgactgtgtttgaattcactgataccttatttgttatacatttttcccctttttggtaggatggcattattgatacCATGGTttcaaggccaggctcatccctggaaggcATCTaccatgccaccagggaaacttccacccttggatgtcatgtcccacatgggggtagggcaatgatttcacttgcagagttaggcttagagagaggtcctctggaagtaattcctGGATACAccaataggtaggctaagctaaTCTGCTCcatgcataagcttcacgagagcaagcctcaagatcaagggtttatCCGGTTGATTTGGggatccctaatgtttgacacagtatcaggtgtttccctggtggacagtttaatagttccatattttttctccatccctcaagggattttatCAATACTTCTTGAGTATGTGCTTaatttactctgggatatattcagGCATTGCGTTaagctataaaggattaaaggccctcactcCTTTGTAAGCTcactgtgtttgaattgtttaaatgatctatccagatagattgagttagattatgtgctacagatagTTTAGGTTCTGGGCAAGATAAATCTTTcatcctttgatctcaaagagtagatgaggttctaaaatatagtcaGTGTCTTCTGTAGCCCTGTATTCTGTATTGGCTTACAGCTGACATGATCGGcatcattcttatctccaaattaCAGTTTAtacattgtcatggttagggacaggtgtcaacttggccaaattgtggtacctgttgatctgattgggcaagcactggtctgtctgttgcaatgaggacatttcataggattaggtcatgatcacgtcagctgcatccacagctgattccatttgtaatcagccaaaggagagtatcttctgcaattagtgatgctaaatctaatcatgggaagccttttaaggaggactcagaggagacaggttccattcctgctttggctggtgagcctctcctgcggagttcttccaggccatccatcagagtcattggctttgcagcctgccctgtggattttggactctgtgttcctacggtcacgagacacttttataaattttatatttgcaagtgttccctgttgattctgtttctctagagaaccctaactaatacatacatgtataaaactgcctcttaaaatccagaaataacaattaccactccagacttcaTGTGAGTGCTATAAGAGTTTACTATCTAAGGCTCTGTtttttcataagtattttctaaatgagaccatatgatatttgctgtttagtttctggctttttttgccACACCAATGTCCCACAGGTTGATACAtaatattgcatgcctcacaactttgttcctttttgaagcagcacaatatttgatcatatgtacacaccattgTTTGCCACTCTACTTCCTCAGTCAGtttatctttcagccacctccattctttgggcatcatgtataatgtccaaagccagtagtccatcaacactgtcaattttagataaattcattGTGTGCCAAAAGAagataactaataaacacaccctcaccagatAGAAAGTCTGAACTTCCCTGTAACTCTGTCCCTCCCCACATTCTTTCCTCTGCGGTTGCTGTGTTACTACTTATAGCAGCTGTACCatatacattcccagcagcagtacATAAATATCCCAtgttctccccatcctctccactaTTTGTCGTTTCCTGttatttaatagtagccattcttataggtatgaggtagtatctcattgtagtcttcatctgcatttcccttatagctaatgagaatgagcattttGTCATGTGcatttgaaccatctgtatttgctcttcagaaaaatgcctgttcatatctttagtccattttataattgggttgtttNNNNNNNNNNNNNNNNNNNNNNNNNNNNNNNNNNNNNNNNNNNNNNNNNNNNNNNNNNNNNNNNNNNNNNNNNNNNNNNNNNNNNNNNNNNNNNNNNNNNTGGagttgtgactcacccagttttgGATATTAATCTTTCATTAGAGAGAAGGTGACTCCACcaattctgggtgggtcttggttagtttactggaatctttaaaggaggaagcattttgtagaaaactcaaaaatgataaagaagccccaaagcagagagtccatactGCCACAGACcctgggagatgaagaaggaaaatgcccctcaGGGAGCTTCAGAAAACAAGAAGCTTGTAGAGAAAGCCTGCAGACATCACCATCTTCCCCATATGCCttaccagttgagagagaaaccctgaacagcaTTGGCCTTCTGCAACCAAtgattctttccctggataccttagatgggacatttctactgtcttgttttaatttgaacatttccacagtcttagaacggtaaagtagcaacttattagattccccttttttaaagccattcagtttctggtatattgctttctggaagctagcaaattagaacatagaTGTTAGGAGTGTTCCTTTAAGTACAATGTGCCATAAAAATGGGGACTGAGGTGCAATGCAATGCCAGGCCCTTTGTGTAGGGCTGTAGATGGACTCTGATGTGCCTGGCTTGTCTCTTGAAGGCCCCTCTGCTCTGGTAGCCTGCCTGCCTTTACCCCTAAGCTCCCCTTTCCTGCCAGTCCCTTCAGTGCCTCCTTATGTGTGGTCTTTGTGTTCTTCTCTTGGGTGTCTAAGGCCTGTCCACATCTGTTTCCAGGTTGGATTCTGTTGACACACTGAGTGGTTGACACAGCAGGGCTGGTCTCCTCCTAAAACCCCACCTGAAGCCTTAATCCAAGCCATCAGTGCTGGCTGCAGCTCTTAGGGTCCAGGCACATGGCAGCTCTTGCTCTGCTGTCGTCTTCTCAGGTAGTCAGCTTCCTTGTCTAATGTGGACAATTGACTAAGCCTAAGAGTATTGTGACTGGATGTCTGTCATTCCAGAGATAATCAGGGAAAGCACATTGGAGGGCATGTAAAGGAGGAGATGGGGCTTAAGGTGTCCCTCCTCCTCCCACATGCATGAGGCCAATGGCCTTTTCTGTCAGGATGACCACATGGTTGTTCCTCATCAGCTCATACACTGTTCACCCAACTCAAGAGACTTCCGCACCATAATAGATATCTCCTCACAACATGTCTGCTGTAAATGTGGTGGAAACCCACTGAAATTTGGGACAACTGCTGGTGGGGTACAGCAGAGTTATCCATGGGAATAGCAGCCATCAGAGCCTCTAATGTCTCAAAGTCAGTTGGGTGGTTCTTTCCTTTGAAACTTTCTTGTGTTGTTCAGGGGAAGCAGGGAGGTCAGCAAGGGGGATAGAGGGCTACCTGAGGAAGCTTCTTTCCTATGCTCAGCTGAGCTGCCATCACCTGCCTCCCATCATCACATTCAGGTCAAACCAAGGTCCCCTCCTATGGATAATCCTTCCTCACTGATAGTTTGAATTGAAATGGACAGGGTCTAGACAAGGGAAAAGAAGCTTATTGAGCTCTTAAAATTTTGCAGCAGATTGCAGGTGGTGAAGCTACTAAGGTACAGATATAGTAAATCCCCTGATCAAAAGAAGAATATCTCAGAGGAGCTGTTCTACAGAGCTGATGCTGCCATGGGTCCATAAGGCAGAGCCAAGAGCCATGGAGGACTATTCCCAGATCTGGGACacatagaaatgaaagaatttcACCCGACCTGTAATTAATCTCCCtttgtttcttccagtttctctaTTTTGGAAAACTAGTGACTATCCAATGCCTTTCCCACCCTTTTGTTTGGGAGAttactggtgttttttttttatggtccCTGATCCAGCGGTTAAGTGGTATTTTGTCCCTGGAATGTATCATATCCATATATGATTTATATGATGAGATCACTGGCTCTTTAAACTAACAATATTTGGCTTAGattttggatttcagatttgATCATCTAATGGGTTTAGACTTTTATGGATGCAGGGATGGGGTTAGTGTACCTTACACATTGGATGGATGTGAATTTCAGGAGGATAGATGTCAGATGTAGTGGGTTGTATGTTGTCACCTGAAAGTCCTGTCTGCCAGTGACCAGTTAATAGAACCATATTTTACAAAAGATGTgcttctttgaaatccagtggtggaGCATCCTtctaaaggagagaaaaggagagagagagcagagaccacTCTGGGCAGATGTACAGTCACATCTAGGACAGAAGCAACTCATCAGACCCCTCCAATTGTCTGCACTCAGAGAGTTCCTGAGTTGCTTTCAAGAATAACACATTGTGGACAAGAATTTCTCTCATTTACATGCTGTCTAAACTCCTTTTACAGACAAACAATCTAAGACGCTGCACTATagatttgttgtttttaaattgagatatctttcacataatataaaaatcagtCTTTTAAGTTGTACAACTTAGTGGGCTTTTGTATAAGCACAAGGTTGTTCAATCACCACCACTATCAAATTCCAGAACATTGTCATCATCTGAAAAAGAAACCGTATAGCTGTTGGAGTGTCTTGGCCCCACCTCTTTTCTTTCATGCCCAGTGAAAAAGAGCCCGAGGTTGcccagaatttaaaaagcaatgtgaGCTTGTTAGAGGAGCTTGTTGAGCAAGAGAAATTGCCATGTTTAGTTGTCAACCTCTACCCAGGAAATGGGGGGTATACCCTTGTAATCAGGGGAAGAAATGGATCAGATACTGAGACCATTCAGCTGCCTTATGAACAAGGGGAATTGCTTGAATACTTGGATGAGGAagactgtataaatatatagcttttagaaTGTGATGGTCAGATTGTAAaatccttgtttctgatgctccttttaaccaggatatgacagatgagtaaaaaaaaaaaaagaataaaaataaataatagtgagcgttaaagggtaaaaattggttAGGTTGAAATATTGTGGGCTGATGAAAAGGTGGAGCAAGAAGTATGGGCTCTATGggctctttcattttcttttttctttctttttctgaagtgatataaatattcttaaaatgatcatggtgaagaatacacaactatatgatgatattatgagccactggttgtataatATTGTTGGAGTATAATTGTGTAAATATTTCTCactataaaaaaaatatatatcccacTCACCAAAAGACTTACTAGGAATGTTTCTATAACCACAAgaatggatgaaatttaagaatataACTTCTctggggatacatacagcttcacacCATCACACATATTATGTTGCATAATTGCACAATTCGGAGCCTTACGAATCAGCTCTGTGTGATAGCAAATCCAAAGCCAACCCAAAAAGCTGTTTCCTCCAAATTCATTGGAGCAACAATTGCTAAGTGCCAAGTAAACTTtgcatatatttgaatataaaccctgagaagacagtggtgtcTCTTGAGATGTGTGTTTAGTGGGCAGCAGGGTGTATGGGTGTGTGAATTGATAAACCTCAAGCAGAAATCTGACTGAAAACAGTGGGCCACCCGCCATGGCTTCCTCAGTTGCTGTTCATATTAAGAGAATAATCAATCCTTCACATCACAAATCCTGACTTTACATGTGCTACCAGAGAAGTGTTGGAAAACCTGACCAAGAAACAGCAGCTCAGTAGTGAGTGTTTACCTATTATATGCCAGGGAGACCTTGACAGATCAGCATTGCAAGTTACCCTCAATACCTGATTGTCAGATGGTGGACAAGGTGGAGTTACACACAGTGATGGGACTTCATACACTTCCAATGCTTCAGGTCCGTGGGAAGAATTTAAACATCAGGATGGCACCAGGGTGGGGCAGCATGTGGACTGACCACCTCCCATCAACTGTTCATACAAAATAAGGACGTGAAGGGCCATGAGACAGTCAGGTGTGTGAGAACACGACAGCAGCCATTGCATCCCAGGGTGTAACTGCAATGATGCCCATTCTTGATGCAGAGCAGAACAGGACACGGGTGAACCTAGTTCCCTTTAAAGAGGATACGTTTTCTATCTCAAATTTCCTGAGCTACTCTATGTTGCCTCCATTTTCTGATGAATACTGAACAGTGAATGCACAAGTGTTGCATATTTGAGTAAGGACATGCACCACTGCATGGTGGAGCCTGGATTCTCTCATTCTGTCAACATCTTAGAATTGAATGACCAGTGTGGGTATTGGGGTATGCAGCAGCAGATAGAAACTCATGGTGAGAATCCATGCTACAGAGAAGCCTACATGCAGTTTTGCTTAGAAATCTTCTGTACAATAGGTGCTTGGTGTCCATCTGAGCATCACACTGTGTCTAAGAGGGGGTATAACATGTGAGCACTCTTTCTATTCGTTAAAGCCTCTCTAGGAACAGAGAGTGGACATCAGCTAGAAAAAGCATGGCCAAGTATAAATTTCCCATACCCAGAGGAACATCAAGAGTAGACAGCTCCTGCATACTGCTCACCTGAGAAGAAGAAGATACTAGCAGAGAAAAACTGTGGACCAGAACTGTGAAGTATATAGGAGGAATCAGTGTGTGCTGACATGTGGCCATTTCTATCTCAAGCTCTTTTCTGGGAGCAAAAAGTGGGGCCAGGGCCCCTTGGTAGAAGCGTGGGTTTAGCTTCACTTTGCTTCTGCCCTGGGACCACAGCTCTGCATGTGAACTGTGCCAGGGACACATGCTGGGAATCTCATCTTTCCTGAAACCACACCCGCAGGAGAGAATGGATCAGAATTTAAAGTTGGAGAAGGAATCATTAGCTGTCCAGGAACAAGTGTGAGAGTCAGGAATTTTCTGTTAAGGAATGATGAGTGTCTGACAGTTAGGGCTGGTAGGAAGTGTTTGGAGAGGTGGGCCACACACAATTGATGTTGAGGAGTTAACCGGAGACTAAAAGATGAGAACCAGATCATTCAGTGGGACAAGTGAGTACACAGTCCCACCTTACTCTCAGCACTTTCGCTTTTTACCTAATATGGCCTTTACTTGTTGAGGTCAGGTACAGACCGTGATGCCCAGCAACCACCTAAATCCTCCACAGACTCCAGAATCAAATCTTGAATGCCAAAAGTCTCATCTCTAGGCCACCCCATGGTTCTGACCATGGGTCTCCTTAAGAGCTCAAGCAGGGGCTCACTGAACACCTGAGTCCTTCTCCCCTTCCCACACAGCTCTCATCCACCCTGCACATGCAGAGAAGACCAGGACCTAAAGTGCACCCCAATCCAATTCTGGTCCTGTTTGGCTTTTTTACAATCTAATTGATATTACTCTTATGGGAAAGGAACTATTAGGGTATGCATATGAACATCTGTAGGGGGTACAAGGGGTAGcacagtggtggaattctcacctgccatgcaggagaactggatttttttcctggcccatgcacttcccaaacaaacaaacaagcaaacaaaaaaacaaccaaacaaaaattcaacaaatggtgctgcaataaggagatatGCACATagtagaagaatgaaatgtggcccatgccatacagtatacaaataaaaaaatttctaacTGCCTTATTCAAGACATGAGTTTCAATCATTAATTACTAAAGAGAGGGAGCAGTATTGGTGGGATGATCCTTCAAACATCCCATAGTCTCCTGAGATCAGTCTCCCTGGTCACTGGAAATGCATTCATCCCCATCTAGCTGGAAAAAACACATTCCTCCACAGAAACGCACAAAGGAATGTTACCTCTGGCCACCAATGCCCTGTTTAATGTAGACAATTCTTTGATAGACAAATCATGAATCTCTTTTTAGCCTATTCTCTTTTGTCTATCTtcattataatgaaaaaatagcTGGCTACAACTATTTATTTAGGAATCCCTCTGAATCCTAATGATGTCATCTCCAATACTGAGTCTGAAACACACAAAGTCATGTCCACAGGGAGCCAGTCTTCTCCATCTCTGCTCAAACCACCACAGAGATGTTGGCTTGGATGTGCTGAGGATCATAGAAGCTCAGATGTCTTCATCTTCCAGAGAAGCTGAACCTACAAacctaaaaataatttattttgtttagacCAATTATAGGAAATTATTTAATGGCCAAGAATCTGAATGGAAAAAAGCAGCCACCCAATAATGACTTATTAAGATACACAGATTACGTCATGATGACCACAGAAGGCCACACACAATTAAGCCAGGACTTGTGTGTGGGGAAGAAGAAAGGGATACCTTGAGAAATGTCTGTTACCAAAAAGCACAGAAGAAACGCACCAGGACATAACTCAGAATTTCTGAGCAGAAGAGGATGGAAAAGATCAGTGGAGATTGAACAATTATCAGGGAAAGCCTGAAAGTGAATCTGTCTTCAGGAGGAATCTACAGGTAGTAACTCAGCCAGGCATCTTTGGAACCAAAGAGTCTGTGGCCAGCCACATGTTTCCTGTTACACATTCACAGAATACAACATATATCAGTGATGTTTAGGGAATATTACAGCACTTAGAGCATTTTCCACCCAAACAaccttttattgcattttatatgCCTCTCACCTAAAAGGACCACACCTCATCCTCCTCCACCCAAGAGATCATTTCCATCATAGAAAACTTTGGCTCTCTTTCTAGCCCTCCCCTTACACTCTAGAATTTCCAGGGAGCAGCACTGGCATGAGAAAGCAACACTGTGGGTCATTTTGGCATGGCCAGAGGGAAAATCTACTCTGGGACCCCAACATGAAATGACTGGTATGTGAAGAGTTTGCCCTTACTGCTTCCTACTGCTTCCTACTTTCTCCAATGGTCCTTCTTCTCTCTGTGACCTACAAGGTCACTTTCTTTTTTGAGGTTGAGTGTTTCTAACCAAATTCAATGCTGAGAGTAGCCTCCCAGGGACCCCAGACTCAGTCACTAGTTGGGGTGTCTTTTCAGCAGAAGATTGGCTATCAGAAACAGCTCTCCTTGGAGAAGTGGCAGCAGTACATGGAGTATGACTGAGACCTCTGTTCTTAGAAGATAAATTCTGGGATGCTCGCTGAGCCCCTTGAGCTCTAGTAGGCAGATGACCGGAGTTAGAGTGAGTATGCCTGAAACTTGCCCATGGCAGTAGGCGATACCCAGGCGCCAAGAGAAAGGCAAGGCTTGGGAGCTCCTCTTCCTCATCTCCACTGGACCTGTCTGCTGGCCTGGAAGTTTCCCTTGCAGAGGATGTTTCTTGATGAATTTCCTTATCCCTTCTTCCCAAAGTAGGGGAACTGCAAGGAGATGTGAATTGTGTGGTCATGATATAaggacattcttgtcttctttgaGACACAGCAAGGTCCTTAGGGATATCCAGGTTGTTGTCTCCTCTGCCATCACACTGTGGGgtgttaatattaattttatccCTTAGAAGTGAGCCATAGTCATCTCTGCAGTCTGTTCCATGGCTCTTCTCGCCCATGGAAGTCACCGAGTCCATTCTGGGTATGTCATAACTTGGGGTGGCTTTCACACCCTCCCCATCTTTCAAGGCCAGAAGACGTTTCTCAACCAGCTGTGAGGAAGGAAAATAGGCAATTAGCTCCTCACAATTTTGTAAGAGAAGGAGGCTGGGCAAATGATGGAGATGATTGCATTTGGTAATATGTAGCTGCATTTCAAGTGCAGAGACCATAGCTCATTTCTGCCCATCTTCCTGCATATTATTATCAAATTGTCAGCCCTTACCATCCCTTTTCCACATATATCCATAGGCTCCAACCTATTGGTTCACAAATTGCCCATATATCTGctcaatttttcaaaagaagctaTGATGCCCAAGGCAATGTCGTGATTGATgatgtcttctggattttatgttgTGATGTTCCTTTCAACACTAGGTTTACCTGTGTGGCAGTGAGTCCTTCCTCCTGTTGCAGCTCTTCTATTAGGGTCAAGAAATCTATATCTTCTCCAGGGGAAAGCAATTCTTCCAGGAATCGAGGGTGAATGACAGCCTCTACctggaaaaagaaatgagcaTCCTTGATAAGTGTAACATTTCAATCTGGAGGTCAAAAGGACAAACCCTGATGCAGCACCACAATCTGTGGTTGCTTTAGACCATCATTACCCCCAGCTACAAATCTTCACACTCATagacacccacacacacacatgcaaaaaaaccgcatacatacacacatacccacTGCTCAGGAAGTAAGGAATAGATCTCAGTACAAATGGCCTGTGGCAGAAGTACAGAGCTTAACTTGGTGATAGTGCCAAGACTCGGTAATCAGCTAGCCACCACACCCATAGACACAGCCCACCTTTGTAATAAAGTCTTCCTCTGCCCACAGCTTGTCCAAGTAGCTCAGGAGTTCTGGGTCTGGATACATTTCATGCTCTTCCTGCTGCTGATCATTATCTTCCCCTTCCCACTTCCCTTCTGTCTTCTCAGAGTCAGAGGGCAaagttccctccagccaatcCATGATGTCAATATACTCTTTTATGGCTTCAAGTGGAATCTCCTCAGGTGCCTTCTTCTTCAGACTGTGCCGGTGCCTGTGTTGCTGTTTTTTTGGACCCTGCACCTTAGGGCTTGACTTCTTTGGAATAGGCACTAAAAGTAGGAtagaaatgaggaagagaagTTTGCATGAGACTCCATCTTTTATCTTCCAACACATGTTCATGATACTAATATTTTAGGGACATTGGCAAGGCTCCATAGAGAGTCAGATTACCTAAAGCTACATAAAACATGACGGAAGATACCAGTGATGAAATATCTTGGAGGGAGTCAGTGTACAAGGAAAGGTGAGCCTGTCAATATTCTAAGATATATCCCCTCATCAATCCCAAAGTTCTTAAGCATAATATGTAAATAGTGCCACTATTGGGCAGTCAAGGTGAGAGAGTAGTTATGACATCTGCCAAATTGATAAATTCATGAGAAAATGTGGCTGAGAACCAAGCAACATTGGTGGGATTTTCTTGAAACCCAAATGCTTGAAATATTAAATTCAACATCTTGAAGGGAATGTAGCACATGCGAATCCTAACCTCCTTTATGCCCATTTGGACCTCGTCTTCTGCTGGAATGAGGTGAGCCATACCTGTCTGTTGGCTTTCCACAGTCCCCGAGGGCACCTGAAGATCAAGGTTTGGAGGAGCTGGAACGGGAGGTCGATGGGaatgatttttctccttcagtgtcTCAATCTGACTTTCTTCCTCAATCTCAAACTCCATAAACCTAGCATGGAAGAAGGCACAAAAATTACTAAGAAATTTAGTCCACTGGGAGCTGATTATCAGAGTTCAGCACAAACAAAAAGGgcaatgaatttttttatatggaTTATCAAGTTCATGGTTAAGT
This region of Tamandua tetradactyla isolate mTamTet1 chromosome 20, mTamTet1.pri, whole genome shotgun sequence genomic DNA includes:
- the LOC143664208 gene encoding NUT family member 2G-like, encoding MTMKPGVSLYPFTAQPISLPPLAPPHPLPGVQHPLPILNPSFPSGTFLVQPAFPGTLLVTGNGGPVTSGPGADRAIFQVWNQGGSAAAPQTQTFLLPQNPHISTASGILAGGGQHPPPMILTASTVQTIRPDTAVGGTQAAVGGWWPGIPPQAPPPVSQLTPIFPPGNASSMPQGSSREGGPVSTHMKPSQDDSQNPNSVYENFQRWQRYKSLARMHFCLSPDTEAFSCFLIPVLRSLARRKPNMPLEEGLHRAVQEWQHTSNFDRMIYYEMAGKFMEFEIEEESQIETLKEKNHSHRPPVPAPPNLDLQVPSGTVESQQTVPIPKKSSPKVQGPKKQQHRHRHSLKKKAPEEIPLEAIKEYIDIMDWLEGTLPSDSEKTEGKWEGEDNDQQQEEHEMYPDPELLSYLDKLWAEEDFITKVEAVIHPRFLEELLSPGEDIDFLTLIEELQQEEGLTATQLVEKRLLALKDGEGVKATPSYDIPRMDSVTSMGEKSHGTDCRDDYGSLLRDKININTPQCDGRGDNNLDIPKDLAVSQRRQECPYIMTTQFTSPCSSPTLGRRDKEIHQETSSARETSRPADRSSGDEEEELPSLAFLLAPGYRLLPWASFRHTHSNSGHLPTRAQGAQRASQNLSSKNRGLSHTPCTAATSPRRAVSDSQSSAEKTPQLVTESGVPGRLLSALNLVRNTQPQKRK